The proteins below are encoded in one region of Aquisphaera giovannonii:
- a CDS encoding pyruvoyl-dependent arginine decarboxylase → MYVPTKLFFTKGVGTHREKLTSFELALRDARIACYNLVRVSSIFPPRCKEISIDQGLKHLQPGQIVHVVMSESATAEPNRLVAASVGVAIPKDRDTFGYLSEHHAYGQTAKAAADYAEDLAAEMLATVLGVEFNPNSSWDEKREIWKMADVIVKTKEVTQTAIGHKDGLWTTVVAAAILLP, encoded by the coding sequence ATGTACGTACCAACCAAGCTGTTCTTCACCAAAGGCGTGGGCACCCATCGGGAGAAGTTGACGAGCTTCGAGCTGGCCCTCCGAGACGCCCGGATCGCCTGCTACAACCTGGTCCGCGTTTCGAGCATCTTCCCGCCTCGATGCAAGGAAATCTCGATCGACCAGGGCCTCAAGCACCTCCAGCCCGGTCAGATCGTGCACGTGGTGATGAGCGAGAGCGCGACCGCCGAGCCGAATCGGCTGGTGGCGGCCAGCGTCGGCGTCGCCATCCCGAAGGACCGCGACACGTTCGGATACCTCTCCGAGCATCATGCCTACGGCCAGACGGCCAAGGCGGCCGCCGACTACGCGGAGGACCTGGCGGCGGAGATGCTGGCCACCGTCCTCGGCGTCGAGTTCAACCCGAATAGCTCCTGGGACGAGAAGCGAGAGATCTGGAAGATGGCGGACGTCATCGTGAAGACGAAGGAGGTCACCCAGACGGCCATCGGCCACAAGGACGGCCTCTGGACCACCGTCGTCGCCGCGGCCATCCTCCTCCCTTGA